In Ruminiclostridium papyrosolvens DSM 2782, the following proteins share a genomic window:
- a CDS encoding ABC transporter permease, which translates to MGFFQAYKMALKSISGNKVRAFLTMLGVIIGVGSVITAVAFAQGSTKSITDSIEGLGSNLISINITGRNSNRNITYDELKTFADENSKDISMIAPVVNGSMTLKAGTKSRNTTVVGTSEEYEYIRSRHVQSGRFILSFDNDYKLKTAVIGTAVANDLFTGQNPVGQTLKINGQVFKVVGVLQQIDGGHDSSSDDQVIIPVTVAQRLSKNGRISNFTVQAADAVSVETAMAKLNVYLTGIYGSADAFTVTNQAQMLSTLNSITDTLMVVLGGIAAISLIVGGIGIMNIMLVSVTERTREIGIRKAIGAKRKNILIQFLIEAIMITGIGGVLGILIGLFCIRFIIGGFNITTPVYSPFWMLLSFGISLGVGVIFGMFPAYKAARLNPIEALRFE; encoded by the coding sequence ATGGGTTTTTTTCAAGCCTATAAAATGGCTTTGAAAAGTATATCAGGCAATAAGGTAAGAGCATTTCTTACAATGTTGGGAGTAATAATAGGTGTGGGCTCCGTTATAACCGCTGTGGCATTTGCTCAGGGAAGTACTAAAAGTATAACGGATTCAATTGAAGGACTGGGCAGTAACCTTATATCAATAAATATTACAGGAAGAAACAGCAACAGAAATATAACCTATGACGAACTTAAAACTTTTGCAGATGAAAATTCAAAGGATATCAGTATGATAGCTCCTGTAGTAAACGGCAGTATGACATTGAAGGCGGGGACAAAAAGCAGAAATACAACGGTGGTTGGAACAAGTGAAGAGTATGAGTATATAAGGAGCAGACACGTACAGTCAGGACGTTTTATTTTATCCTTTGACAATGATTACAAGCTGAAAACCGCAGTAATAGGAACTGCGGTTGCCAATGACCTGTTTACGGGACAGAATCCTGTAGGTCAGACACTGAAAATAAACGGACAGGTGTTCAAAGTAGTAGGTGTACTCCAACAGATTGACGGAGGACATGATTCATCTAGTGATGATCAGGTAATCATTCCGGTTACGGTTGCACAAAGATTAAGCAAAAACGGCAGAATATCCAACTTTACGGTACAGGCTGCAGACGCTGTTTCTGTAGAAACTGCCATGGCGAAGCTCAATGTATACTTAACAGGAATTTACGGCAGTGCAGATGCATTTACGGTAACTAATCAAGCACAGATGCTGTCCACTCTGAATTCAATAACGGATACACTTATGGTGGTTCTTGGCGGTATTGCAGCCATTTCACTTATAGTAGGTGGAATCGGAATCATGAACATAATGTTGGTTTCGGTTACGGAAAGAACCAGAGAGATAGGTATTAGAAAAGCAATAGGTGCCAAGCGTAAAAATATTCTGATACAGTTTTTAATTGAGGCAATTATGATAACAGGAATTGGCGGTGTCTTGGGGATTTTAATCGGGTTGTTCTGCATACGGTTTATAATTGGAGGATTCAATATAACCACTCCGGTATATTCACCTTTCTGGATGCTGCTTTCCTTTGGAATATCGCTGGGTGTGGGTGTTATATTCGGTATGTTTCCCGCATACAAAGCTGCAAGGCTTAACCCCATAGAGGCACTTAGATTTGAATAG
- a CDS encoding S-layer homology domain-containing protein produces MFKKILALTLALIIALSTIAFAANTPSQTVWKDSLNELKSLGVITNSDFKTTGNMSRAIFSKIIVTATGNNDMAKSLAGSSTFADVSAQSAYCGYINAAIKKGYMSALADGSFRPNNALTMAQICTAVIRALGYTDSDIAGGWPGGYIEKATNLGITKDFALKSGDSVPITTAIVIVDRMMNTYIKRVNSGDEDKTLKDSIGLVDDQSNLTYGKPEIAFNFRPSTKKLGSITFNTSLPILKNTVNNSVTPAANTVGESITINDIKDKDVVYPVYNKLNILIYYLVVDNKVDGQITSILPSKYAPKSIKINSIEYQLGDYANLSRFNSSKGAFKVGDTVSVVLGYDGKIIEGYYTDNSDNKDYAFVQNTSTVVSKDAADYGKLYYTVDLMLIDGTTKTFKVKEDPGQYKWRLVKYSAVTDDTITLMSLNYMTPTEVMFDKYEKKINQSYAADNIKIFNYTDSTVRLVNINDIPNGILRAGKVQYIGNSGDFSDVNIMLINDVFEEQYKNCVVQKIQVPDGRVNSYTYTLLSGSNKYTYTTQAEIPGATVGAIFKMKMYNNSINSFVQIKDPDALGWFVQALDSKRIMINNWVYMFNPEMTVYLVDYAGDISVKKVADIVTGTNAAYTSVKLYCDRPLNNGGKVQTIVISMK; encoded by the coding sequence ATGTTCAAAAAGATACTGGCATTAACACTGGCTTTAATTATAGCTTTATCAACAATTGCATTTGCAGCCAATACACCTTCCCAGACTGTATGGAAGGATTCATTAAATGAACTTAAATCATTGGGAGTAATCACTAATTCGGATTTTAAGACAACGGGGAATATGTCAAGAGCAATATTCTCAAAAATAATAGTAACAGCTACAGGAAATAATGATATGGCCAAATCACTTGCAGGCTCATCAACCTTTGCCGATGTATCTGCACAATCAGCTTACTGCGGATATATAAATGCAGCCATTAAAAAGGGCTACATGTCCGCATTGGCAGACGGAAGCTTCAGACCCAATAATGCACTTACAATGGCTCAAATATGTACTGCTGTTATCAGGGCTTTGGGATACACAGACAGCGACATTGCAGGAGGATGGCCCGGAGGATATATAGAAAAAGCGACAAACCTTGGTATCACAAAAGACTTTGCCTTGAAAAGCGGGGACTCAGTTCCTATAACTACCGCAATAGTAATTGTTGACAGAATGATGAATACATACATAAAGAGGGTAAACTCAGGAGATGAAGATAAAACCCTAAAAGATTCCATAGGTTTGGTTGACGACCAGAGCAACCTTACATATGGAAAACCTGAAATTGCATTTAATTTTAGGCCAAGCACAAAGAAGCTGGGAAGTATAACTTTTAATACAAGCTTACCTATACTAAAAAACACTGTAAACAATTCAGTTACTCCTGCAGCGAATACTGTAGGAGAATCCATAACTATAAACGATATAAAGGATAAGGACGTTGTCTATCCCGTATATAACAAGCTGAATATACTTATTTATTACCTTGTTGTAGACAACAAAGTTGACGGACAGATTACAAGCATTCTGCCAAGCAAATATGCGCCCAAATCCATAAAAATAAACAGTATAGAATATCAGCTTGGAGATTACGCAAACCTGAGCAGATTCAATTCTTCAAAGGGAGCTTTTAAGGTGGGCGACACAGTATCCGTAGTCTTGGGGTATGATGGAAAAATAATTGAAGGGTATTATACCGACAATTCCGACAATAAGGACTATGCATTTGTTCAAAACACCTCAACTGTTGTATCAAAAGATGCAGCGGACTACGGGAAACTTTATTATACGGTGGATTTAATGCTTATAGATGGTACTACAAAGACCTTTAAGGTAAAAGAGGACCCGGGGCAATACAAATGGAGGCTGGTAAAATATTCAGCTGTTACAGACGATACAATAACACTGATGAGCCTTAATTATATGACTCCAACAGAGGTTATGTTTGATAAATATGAAAAGAAAATTAATCAGAGCTATGCTGCGGATAACATAAAAATATTTAATTACACTGATTCTACAGTGAGACTTGTAAATATAAACGATATTCCAAACGGAATACTCAGAGCCGGAAAGGTACAGTATATAGGAAATAGCGGTGATTTTTCTGATGTAAATATCATGCTTATAAACGATGTCTTTGAGGAACAGTATAAAAACTGTGTAGTTCAGAAAATACAAGTCCCTGACGGAAGAGTAAATTCATATACCTACACGTTATTATCAGGTTCAAATAAATATACATATACAACGCAGGCTGAAATACCGGGAGCCACTGTCGGAGCAATATTCAAAATGAAAATGTATAATAACAGTATAAATTCTTTTGTACAAATTAAAGACCCTGATGCTTTGGGCTGGTTTGTTCAGGCTTTAGACAGCAAGCGCATTATGATTAATAACTGGGTTTATATGTTCAATCCTGAAATGACGGTGTATTTAGTAGATTACGCAGGAGACATTTCCGTAAAAAAAGTAGCTGATATAGTCACCGGGACAAACGCCGCCTATACCTCAGTTAAGCTTTACTGTGACAGACCTCTCAACAATGGTGGAAAGGTTCAGACAATAGTTATAAGTATGAAATAG
- a CDS encoding DNA gyrase/topoisomerase IV subunit B, which produces MTKDSRKNEYGNESISSLKGADRVRLRPGVIFGSDGLDGCEHSFFEILSNSIDEAREGHGNVIEVTRFADKSIMIQDWGRGLPVDYNTKEERFNWELVYCELYAGGKYQNNSGENYEYSLGLNGLGACATQYSSEYFDVTVFRDGYRYDLHFEKGENVGGLKKEKCKYDKTSTIQKWRPDIDVFTEIHIPLEHFQTVLKKQAVVNAGLKFILKDEESGETFIYLYENGIVDYVKEITKETGFTEIQYYEGSTKGRDREDKPEYKVKMQIAFCFNNQTNLLEYYHNSSFLEYGGAPDKAVKNALIYEIDKGIKARGKYNKDESKITFADIEDSLILVVNSFSTITSYENQTKKSITNKFIQEAMTDFFKQQLEIYFIENKFESDKIIEQILVNKRSRETAEKTRINIKKKLSGNVDISNRVKKFVDCRTKDITKREIYIVEGDSALGACKLGRDAEFQAIMPVRGKILNCLKAEYDSIFKNEIIVDLLKVLGCGVEIKSKHNKDLNTFDMANLRWDKVIICTDADVDGFQIRTLILTMLYRLVPTLLTEGKVFIAESPLFEITCKNKAYFAYTEKEKAEILAKLKDSKYTIQRSKGLGENEPEMMWQTTMNPASRRLIKVMPSDVEKTTMMFDVLLGDNLAGRKQFIEDNGSKYLDMIDVS; this is translated from the coding sequence ATGACAAAGGATAGTAGAAAGAATGAATATGGGAATGAGAGTATTTCATCGCTCAAAGGGGCTGACAGAGTAAGACTTCGCCCGGGCGTTATATTCGGCTCGGATGGGTTGGACGGCTGTGAACATTCTTTCTTTGAAATTTTGTCAAACTCAATAGATGAGGCAAGAGAAGGCCATGGAAATGTAATAGAGGTTACAAGGTTTGCAGACAAATCAATAATGATTCAGGACTGGGGAAGAGGTTTGCCTGTAGATTACAACACAAAAGAGGAACGCTTCAATTGGGAGCTGGTTTATTGTGAACTGTATGCAGGAGGAAAGTATCAGAATAACTCCGGTGAAAATTATGAGTACAGTCTTGGCCTAAACGGACTTGGAGCATGTGCAACCCAATACAGTTCTGAATATTTTGATGTTACTGTTTTCCGTGACGGATACAGGTACGACCTTCACTTTGAAAAGGGTGAAAATGTGGGAGGCCTGAAAAAAGAGAAATGTAAATATGATAAAACGTCAACCATTCAAAAATGGAGACCGGATATAGATGTTTTCACTGAAATACATATCCCTCTGGAGCATTTTCAGACTGTATTAAAAAAACAGGCGGTAGTTAATGCAGGACTTAAATTTATTTTAAAAGATGAAGAATCAGGGGAAACCTTTATATACCTCTATGAAAACGGAATAGTTGACTATGTAAAGGAAATAACAAAAGAAACAGGATTTACCGAAATTCAATACTATGAAGGTTCTACAAAGGGCAGGGACAGAGAAGACAAGCCGGAATACAAGGTTAAAATGCAGATAGCCTTCTGTTTTAACAATCAAACCAACCTTTTGGAATACTATCATAATTCAAGCTTTCTTGAATATGGTGGCGCTCCTGACAAAGCTGTAAAAAATGCATTAATATACGAAATTGACAAAGGGATAAAGGCAAGAGGAAAGTATAATAAGGACGAATCAAAAATAACCTTTGCGGACATTGAGGACAGTCTTATTTTGGTGGTTAATTCTTTTTCAACAATAACCAGTTATGAGAACCAGACAAAGAAATCCATAACCAACAAGTTTATTCAGGAAGCTATGACGGACTTCTTCAAGCAGCAACTGGAAATATATTTTATAGAAAATAAATTTGAGAGTGATAAAATAATAGAGCAGATTCTGGTTAACAAAAGGAGCAGGGAAACTGCTGAAAAGACTAGAATAAATATAAAAAAGAAACTTAGCGGTAATGTAGATATTTCCAACAGGGTAAAGAAATTTGTTGACTGTCGTACAAAAGACATAACCAAAAGAGAAATCTATATAGTTGAGGGAGATTCTGCACTGGGAGCTTGTAAACTGGGCAGAGATGCTGAATTTCAGGCAATCATGCCTGTAAGAGGAAAAATACTCAACTGTCTTAAAGCTGAGTATGACAGCATATTCAAAAATGAAATAATTGTAGACCTTCTCAAGGTACTTGGCTGCGGTGTAGAAATAAAATCAAAGCATAACAAGGATTTAAATACCTTCGACATGGCAAATCTCAGGTGGGACAAGGTAATTATATGTACTGATGCAGATGTGGACGGTTTCCAAATAAGAACTCTTATATTGACAATGCTTTACAGACTTGTGCCTACGCTATTAACAGAAGGAAAAGTGTTTATAGCCGAGTCACCTCTGTTTGAAATAACCTGTAAGAACAAAGCTTACTTTGCGTATACGGAGAAGGAAAAGGCAGAAATTCTGGCAAAGCTCAAAGACAGTAAATATACAATTCAGCGTTCAAAAGGACTTGGAGAAAATGAGCCGGAAATGATGTGGCAGACAACTATGAACCCTGCTTCAAGAAGGCTGATAAAGGTAATGCCAAGTGACGTTGAAAAAACTACTATGATGTTTGATGTGCTTTTAGGAGACAATCTGGCAGGCAGAAAACAGTTTATAGAGGATAATGGCAGCAAATATCTTGATATGATAGATGTCAGCTAA
- a CDS encoding DNA gyrase/topoisomerase IV subunit A, whose product MTHKNLVEQNITDTLESNYMPYAMSVIVSRAIPEIDGFKPSHRKLLYTMYKMSLLAGAKTKSSNIVGQTMKLNPHGDMAIYETMVRMTRGNNALLHPFIDSKGNFGKQYSRDMKFAAPRYTEAKLDKLCEEIFKDIDKNTVDFVDNYDGTMKEPVLLPTTFPSILVNSNQGIAVGMASNICSFNLEEICKTTSALIDDENIVIEDYLQAPDFSSGGQLIYSAKEIRDIYNNGRGSFKVRAKYNYDNKNNCIEIVEIPYTTTVEAIIDQIIELIKGGKIKEITDVRDETDLSGLKLTLDLRKNTDPDMLMKKLFKLTPLQDSFNCNFNILINGRPRVMGVRTILNEWLSFRVDCIKRQILYDIQKKSDKLHLLMGLKKILLDIDKAIEIIRKTEQEVMVVPNLISGFDIDQIQAEYIAEIKLRNLNKEYILNRVGETDSLIKEIAELKDTHGNHKKVKKIIQKQLSEIAKKFGKPRRTEIISDEQVEEITTEHFIEDYNLKIFLTEQNYLKKIPLVSLRANPEHKLKDEDTIVQEIETHNKADLLLFTNKFNVYKSKIYEIPDCKASSLGEYLTNLLGLDSDEKIIYITATDNYEGYMLFFYENGKGAKIDLSGYATKTNRKKLANAYYNGSPLIRMFFATEDIELIAISSINKMLVFNTESIGVKTTKNSQGVQILTSKKGSIMTGIKTLDEKVLSNIDYYRTKNIPAIGCYIKEEDKTEKQMSLDLV is encoded by the coding sequence ATGACTCATAAAAATCTGGTTGAACAAAATATTACAGATACTCTGGAAAGTAACTATATGCCTTATGCGATGAGTGTTATAGTCTCCAGAGCTATACCTGAAATCGACGGTTTTAAACCTTCACACAGGAAGCTTCTTTATACAATGTATAAGATGTCACTTTTGGCAGGAGCAAAAACCAAGTCTTCCAACATTGTAGGACAAACCATGAAACTGAATCCCCATGGAGATATGGCTATTTATGAGACAATGGTGAGAATGACCAGGGGTAATAATGCTTTGCTTCATCCATTTATAGATTCAAAAGGAAATTTCGGAAAGCAATATTCAAGGGATATGAAGTTTGCAGCACCAAGGTATACTGAAGCTAAGCTTGATAAGCTATGTGAAGAAATTTTTAAAGATATTGATAAAAACACAGTTGATTTTGTTGACAATTATGATGGAACAATGAAAGAGCCTGTTTTATTGCCAACTACTTTTCCAAGTATTCTGGTGAATTCAAATCAGGGTATAGCTGTTGGAATGGCCAGTAATATATGCAGTTTCAATCTTGAAGAAATATGTAAAACAACATCCGCACTTATTGATGATGAAAATATTGTTATCGAAGATTATCTTCAAGCCCCTGATTTTTCCTCGGGAGGCCAGCTGATATATTCTGCAAAGGAAATAAGGGATATATACAACAACGGAAGAGGGAGCTTCAAGGTTCGTGCAAAATATAATTACGATAACAAAAACAATTGCATTGAAATTGTAGAAATACCTTATACAACAACGGTGGAAGCTATTATTGACCAGATTATAGAGCTGATAAAGGGTGGTAAAATCAAGGAAATAACTGATGTAAGGGATGAAACTGATTTAAGCGGTCTGAAACTGACTCTTGACCTCAGAAAGAATACTGACCCGGATATGCTTATGAAAAAACTTTTCAAGCTTACACCATTACAGGACAGCTTTAACTGTAATTTCAACATTCTTATAAACGGCAGACCGAGAGTAATGGGTGTCAGGACTATTCTGAATGAGTGGCTGTCTTTCAGAGTTGACTGTATAAAACGTCAGATATTATATGATATACAAAAAAAGAGCGACAAGCTACATTTGTTAATGGGTCTCAAAAAGATACTTTTAGACATTGACAAGGCAATTGAAATTATTAGAAAGACTGAACAGGAAGTTATGGTTGTACCGAACCTGATATCCGGCTTTGATATAGACCAGATACAGGCTGAGTACATAGCGGAAATCAAGCTGAGGAACCTTAACAAGGAATATATACTCAACAGGGTAGGCGAGACGGACAGCCTCATAAAGGAGATAGCAGAACTAAAGGATACCCACGGGAACCATAAGAAAGTAAAAAAGATTATCCAAAAGCAGCTTAGTGAGATAGCTAAAAAGTTCGGTAAACCAAGGCGTACCGAAATCATTAGTGATGAGCAGGTGGAAGAAATCACCACAGAACATTTCATAGAAGACTACAATTTAAAGATATTTCTTACTGAGCAAAACTACCTTAAAAAGATACCATTGGTTTCTTTGAGGGCAAATCCTGAGCATAAGTTAAAGGATGAAGATACAATAGTTCAGGAAATAGAGACACATAATAAGGCTGATTTACTCCTGTTTACCAATAAATTTAACGTTTATAAATCAAAGATTTATGAAATACCGGACTGTAAGGCAAGCAGTTTGGGAGAATATCTTACAAATCTTCTTGGTCTGGACAGTGATGAAAAAATAATATATATTACTGCAACGGATAATTACGAAGGTTATATGCTGTTTTTCTATGAAAACGGGAAGGGTGCTAAAATTGATTTGTCAGGGTATGCCACCAAGACAAACAGGAAAAAGCTTGCGAATGCTTACTACAATGGTTCACCACTAATAAGAATGTTTTTTGCAACTGAGGATATTGAGTTGATTGCCATAAGCAGCATTAACAAGATGCTGGTGTTTAATACAGAAAGTATTGGTGTTAAAACAACAAAAAATTCACAGGGAGTTCAGATTCTTACTTCTAAAAAAGGTAGTATTATGACAGGCATAAAAACATTGGATGAAAAGGTATTATCTAATATTGATTACTATAGGACGAAAAATATTCCGGCAATAGGTTGTTACATTAAAGAAGAAGACAAGACTGAAAAGCAGATGAGTTTGGATTTAGTATAA
- a CDS encoding DUF4097 family beta strand repeat-containing protein produces MNKKFFSSIAIISVVSMLILTAGCGVRINGKDYTIFKANQEVDSKGGDVASEETSGSGTVEGNNKITEKVGTGEVLTISNSAGNITVKKSDDTNLVVEVQKKIRGVSSQKIKDAFRSANLRLERDGKSLNVVLETKDGENFWDWNKHELSLLKCSVNYIVSVPEGLKEINAETGAGNIDIKDVSVMITANTGAGNIDLDNVSATGEITLETGTGNVDFDGNIEKVTTFNASTGVGNVRFKVPENTKMSLNAETGLGHLSGFFVDSDKKVNNSFNGDINGGGPEVELSTGVGNTEVEKK; encoded by the coding sequence TTGAATAAAAAGTTTTTTTCATCTATAGCAATTATATCAGTTGTTAGTATGCTTATTCTTACAGCAGGCTGTGGTGTCAGGATAAACGGTAAGGATTATACTATATTCAAGGCAAATCAAGAAGTTGATAGTAAGGGTGGGGATGTTGCTTCTGAAGAAACCAGTGGAAGTGGAACTGTAGAGGGCAACAATAAAATCACTGAAAAAGTTGGAACAGGAGAAGTGCTTACCATTAGCAATAGTGCTGGAAACATAACAGTTAAAAAGTCTGACGATACCAACCTCGTTGTGGAAGTTCAAAAAAAGATTAGAGGAGTATCTTCGCAAAAAATAAAAGATGCATTCCGCAGTGCTAACTTGCGTTTGGAAAGAGATGGGAAAAGCTTGAATGTTGTATTAGAGACAAAAGACGGTGAGAATTTTTGGGACTGGAATAAGCACGAATTAAGCCTTTTGAAGTGCAGTGTGAATTATATTGTATCGGTTCCGGAGGGCTTAAAGGAAATAAACGCAGAGACCGGAGCAGGTAATATTGATATCAAAGACGTATCTGTCATGATAACTGCCAATACCGGTGCAGGAAACATTGACCTTGATAATGTTTCTGCTACAGGAGAAATAACTCTGGAAACTGGCACGGGCAATGTAGATTTTGACGGAAATATAGAGAAAGTTACTACATTTAATGCTTCAACAGGAGTTGGAAATGTTAGATTTAAAGTACCTGAGAATACAAAAATGTCTCTTAATGCAGAAACAGGTCTTGGACATTTATCCGGATTTTTTGTAGATTCAGATAAGAAAGTCAATAATAGTTTTAACGGAGACATAAACGGAGGCGGTCCGGAGGTTGAGCTAAGTACAGGTGTTGGAAACACAGAGGTCGAGAAAAAATAA
- a CDS encoding DUF3243 domain-containing protein yields the protein MNSDSGTSEWEKWKSSLGKVVNTAEAAGMSERTVDGIAYRVGNVLNAVADPNNVHQRVLKELWKVGDDEEKKTLANMIVKLVKSDD from the coding sequence ATGAATTCTGATTCAGGTACTTCTGAATGGGAGAAATGGAAATCCAGCCTGGGAAAGGTAGTGAATACAGCAGAGGCAGCAGGCATGTCGGAGAGGACAGTTGACGGTATTGCATATAGAGTCGGGAACGTACTTAATGCAGTTGCAGATCCAAACAATGTTCATCAACGAGTTTTGAAAGAACTCTGGAAAGTAGGAGATGATGAAGAAAAAAAGACTCTTGCCAATATGATTGTAAAATTGGTAAAAAGTGATGATTAA
- a CDS encoding FMN-binding protein: MKKIFALVITLGLILSMAACNKAGTPGPSTTSPSPTVKTPTTSSPSTSTSTSSAQTSPGKSSPSASTATPSKSAQAGSYKDGTYSAKGDAWENGQEEAMVTVKNGKISDVSLKRLTKDGKAEVDYSLFDGKVHNGKQYPNLKEFKETMAKNMVQKQSAQVDTIASATTTTKNWTIAAQRALDKAKK; this comes from the coding sequence ATGAAAAAGATTTTTGCATTAGTTATAACATTAGGTTTAATTTTAAGTATGGCAGCGTGTAATAAGGCAGGAACTCCGGGGCCTTCAACAACATCACCATCACCGACTGTAAAGACACCAACAACATCATCACCTAGTACATCTACATCTACATCCTCTGCTCAAACATCCCCCGGAAAGTCATCTCCATCAGCGTCAACAGCCACTCCTTCAAAGTCAGCACAGGCAGGAAGCTATAAGGATGGAACCTATTCTGCAAAAGGTGATGCATGGGAAAATGGACAGGAAGAAGCTATGGTAACTGTTAAGAACGGAAAAATTTCCGACGTATCACTGAAAAGATTAACCAAGGATGGAAAGGCTGAAGTTGACTATAGTTTGTTTGACGGTAAGGTTCATAATGGAAAACAGTACCCTAATCTTAAAGAATTTAAAGAAACAATGGCAAAGAATATGGTTCAAAAACAAAGTGCACAGGTTGACACAATTGCAAGTGCAACAACAACAACAAAGAATTGGACAATTGCAGCACAGAGAGCACTTGATAAAGCAAAGAAATAA
- a CDS encoding folate family ECF transporter S component — translation MYANVKKMVLASLFIAIEIITTRFLSIQTPIIRISLDFIPLALSAIILGPYMAGVVAAIADIFGMLIFSTGGAYFPGFTLSAFVSGFLYGVILYQKKITIKRCFFAVLTVIISTSLVLNTVWLVIITNKAAFAILSARVVKDLIMLPIQTIFIYYVWHAIESTVKSTLSFNKTF, via the coding sequence ATGTATGCAAACGTCAAAAAAATGGTTTTGGCAAGTCTTTTCATTGCCATTGAAATTATCACTACAAGATTTTTATCTATTCAGACTCCAATTATCAGAATATCATTGGATTTTATTCCGCTGGCTTTATCGGCAATTATACTTGGACCCTATATGGCAGGTGTAGTAGCTGCAATAGCTGATATTTTCGGTATGCTGATTTTCTCAACAGGAGGAGCCTACTTCCCGGGCTTCACATTAAGCGCTTTTGTATCGGGATTCTTGTACGGGGTAATCCTATATCAAAAGAAGATAACAATAAAAAGATGCTTTTTTGCAGTTCTTACAGTAATAATTTCAACATCCCTTGTACTTAATACAGTTTGGCTGGTTATTATAACAAACAAGGCAGCATTTGCCATATTAAGTGCCAGAGTTGTAAAAGACTTAATAATGCTGCCAATACAAACCATTTTTATTTATTATGTATGGCATGCAATTGAATCTACAGTGAAAAGTACTTTATCATTCAATAAGACTTTTTAA